The sequence TCATCGAGAAGTACGACCCGACCATCGAAGACTTCTACCGCAAGGAGATTGAGGTGGACTCGTCGCCGTCGGTGCTGGAGATCCTGGATACTGCGGGCACCGAGCAGTTCGCGTCCATGCGGGACCTGTATATCAAGAACGGTCAGGGCTTCATCCTGGTCTACAGCCTCGTCAACCAGCAGAGCTTCCAGGACATCAAGCCCATGCGGGACCAGATCATCCGCGTGAAGCGGTACGAGCGCGTGCCCATGATCCTGGTGGGCAACAAGGTGGACCTGGAGGGCGAGCGCGAGGTCTCGTACGGCGAGGGCAAGGCCCTGGCTGAGGAGTGGAGCTGCCCCTTCATGGAGACGTCGGCCAAAAACAAAGCCTCGGTAGACGAGCTGTTTGCCGAGATCGTTCGGCAGATGAACTACGCGGCGCAGCCCAACGGCGATGAGGGCTGCTGCTCGGCCTGCGT is a genomic window of Macaca mulatta isolate MMU2019108-1 chromosome 2, T2T-MMU8v2.0, whole genome shotgun sequence containing:
- the RAP2B gene encoding ras-related protein Rap-2b is translated as MREYKVVVLGSGGVGKSALTVQFVTGSFIEKYDPTIEDFYRKEIEVDSSPSVLEILDTAGTEQFASMRDLYIKNGQGFILVYSLVNQQSFQDIKPMRDQIIRVKRYERVPMILVGNKVDLEGEREVSYGEGKALAEEWSCPFMETSAKNKASVDELFAEIVRQMNYAAQPNGDEGCCSACVIL